In a single window of the Nodularia spumigena CCY9414 genome:
- the tig gene encoding trigger factor, which yields MKVTQEKLPASQIGLEIEITPEITQKTYEQVIKNLASTTTIPGFRKGKVPRPILLQRLGVARIKAAALEEIVQDGVEKALKQEEIPAIGQPQLRTSFEELISNYEPGKPLTFLAAVDVQPEVNLVQYTGLSAKAEEIKHDTNRVDEVLKKEREELATLIPVEGRAAQIGDVAVVDFKGVLAKGEGEDETAEPTPIPGAEATDFKLELEEDKFIPGFVSGMVGMNPEETREIPAQFPDPYANEELAGKAAVFTVTLKELKEKELPELNDDFAQEVSDFDTLEELRASLAESHQKEAEEKTKSNQQEALLAELLKYIEVDLPETLIDREIDAMLNQTAMRLSQQGLDVRKLFTEDIIPQLRERSRDEAIERLKRSLGLLEVSKRESIEVTPEEVAARVAELMEQYADQDIDADRMRSVVENEMLTEKIVDWLLEHSSVELVPEGSLSPAEETAGESETTEPQSEAESAAASTESI from the coding sequence ATGAAAGTTACCCAGGAAAAACTTCCCGCCAGCCAAATCGGGCTGGAAATCGAGATTACGCCAGAAATTACCCAGAAAACTTACGAACAGGTAATTAAAAACTTAGCTAGTACTACAACTATTCCTGGGTTTCGTAAAGGCAAGGTACCGCGGCCGATATTACTACAGCGCCTTGGTGTAGCTCGAATCAAAGCAGCAGCGCTGGAGGAAATAGTTCAAGATGGCGTAGAAAAAGCCCTCAAACAAGAAGAAATTCCCGCAATTGGACAACCACAACTGCGGACTTCCTTTGAGGAATTGATTAGTAATTATGAACCAGGAAAACCCCTGACTTTTTTAGCGGCTGTAGATGTACAACCAGAAGTAAATTTGGTACAGTACACAGGTTTATCAGCCAAAGCCGAGGAAATAAAACACGACACTAATCGAGTTGATGAAGTCCTAAAAAAGGAAAGGGAAGAATTAGCAACGCTGATTCCTGTAGAAGGACGTGCAGCCCAAATTGGTGATGTGGCTGTAGTTGATTTTAAAGGTGTACTGGCAAAAGGTGAAGGGGAAGACGAAACAGCCGAGCCAACACCAATTCCGGGAGCCGAAGCCACAGACTTTAAACTAGAATTGGAAGAAGACAAGTTTATTCCTGGCTTTGTATCGGGCATGGTGGGGATGAATCCTGAAGAAACTAGAGAAATTCCGGCTCAGTTTCCAGATCCTTATGCCAATGAAGAGTTAGCTGGAAAAGCTGCCGTTTTCACAGTTACACTCAAAGAACTCAAGGAAAAAGAACTGCCGGAATTGAACGATGATTTCGCCCAGGAAGTTAGCGACTTTGACACCTTGGAGGAACTGCGGGCTTCTTTAGCAGAAAGCCATCAGAAAGAGGCTGAGGAAAAAACCAAATCGAACCAGCAGGAAGCTTTGCTAGCAGAACTGCTGAAGTACATAGAAGTTGATTTACCAGAAACCTTGATCGACAGAGAAATAGACGCGATGCTGAACCAAACAGCGATGCGGCTTTCTCAGCAAGGTTTGGACGTGAGAAAGCTGTTTACTGAAGATATTATTCCTCAATTGCGGGAGCGATCGCGCGATGAGGCCATTGAACGCCTCAAACGCTCTTTGGGATTACTGGAAGTCAGTAAACGTGAGTCCATCGAGGTAACACCGGAAGAAGTTGCAGCCAGAGTTGCAGAATTGATGGAACAGTACGCAGACCAAGACATTGATGCTGATAGAATGCGCTCAGTTGTCGAAAACGAAATGTTAACTGAAAAAATCGTTGATTGGCTGCTAGAACATTCATCAGTCGAACTTGTCCCCGAAGGTTCTCTGAGTCCCGCAGAAGAAACAGCAGGCGAGTCAGAGACAACTGAACCTCAGAGCGAGGCAGAAAGTGCCGCCGCTAGTACAGAATCAATATAA
- the clpP gene encoding ATP-dependent Clp endopeptidase proteolytic subunit ClpP: protein MLLSQSGNDPINSLSRIKFSSHMSAPTNIVPMVVEQSGMGERAFDIYSRLLRERIIFLGTPIDDTVANSIVAQLLFLDAEDSEKDIQIYINSPGGSVYAGMAIYDTMQQIRPDVVTICFGLAASMGAFLLAAGSAGKRMSLPDSRIMIHQPLGGAQGQAIDIEIQAREILYVKAKLNQLLGHHTGQPLERLEADTERDFFMSAEEAKNYGLIDQVISRQNIPTAGENVTILK, encoded by the coding sequence ATGCTTCTATCGCAGTCGGGAAATGACCCCATCAATAGTTTAAGTAGAATCAAATTTAGTTCCCACATGAGCGCACCTACCAACATTGTACCGATGGTAGTTGAGCAGTCTGGCATGGGAGAAAGGGCTTTTGATATTTACTCACGCCTGCTGCGAGAGCGAATTATCTTCTTGGGTACTCCCATCGATGATACTGTTGCCAATTCAATTGTGGCTCAATTGCTGTTCCTAGACGCGGAAGACTCAGAAAAAGATATTCAAATATATATCAATTCTCCTGGCGGTTCCGTCTACGCAGGGATGGCAATTTATGATACAATGCAACAAATCCGTCCCGATGTTGTTACTATATGCTTTGGATTAGCCGCAAGCATGGGGGCATTTTTATTAGCAGCAGGTTCTGCTGGTAAACGAATGTCTCTCCCTGACTCTCGCATCATGATTCACCAACCACTGGGTGGCGCTCAAGGTCAAGCCATTGATATTGAGATTCAAGCCAGAGAAATTCTGTATGTGAAGGCTAAGTTGAATCAGTTACTAGGCCATCACACTGGTCAACCACTGGAAAGACTTGAGGCAGATACTGAACGTGACTTTTTCATGTCCGCAGAAGAGGCAAAAAATTACGGTTTGATTGATCAAGTCATTTCCAGACAAAATATTCCCACCGCCGGGGAAAACGTCACCATTCTGAAATAA